A genomic region of Nitrospira sp. contains the following coding sequences:
- a CDS encoding FAD-dependent oxidoreductase yields the protein MSATGSETSGHVVIVVGAGPAGMALAKNMADVGHEVIILNRDIKFGGLAEYGIFPSKLKLRGGLKKQYWDMLEQPNVHYFGNVSVGQGKDLSVEELRGLGASAVAFSIGAQGTKAIGVEGDSAKGVFHAKDVVYHFNRLPGFGDRPFDMGKHVAIIGVGDVMVDIAHWLIRYKKVERVTAIARRGPVERKYNPKEIRAVCSNMDQEGIAKEFARIKDRLAAVGQNADEVLTSLTAEFTKCEQTHSSSKMGFRFLASPKRVLVDGNNRVRALEMEENKLEPKGDDTAAVGLKQYYEFPVDSVVFAVGDRVDDTVGLPYKNGVYVTNPTKTANDPDDALFQAYDEKSGQVVDGVFLAGWARKASEGLVGIAKRDGDWCAEVITRYLANKTGSSRTGAKDVLAKLQVLLKDRKSKPVDLDGLKVLDAVEKAHAGSPDAIGEFKFASNADMLAHIERGRA from the coding sequence ATGAGCGCAACTGGTTCCGAGACAAGCGGGCATGTGGTTATCGTCGTGGGCGCAGGCCCTGCCGGCATGGCCCTGGCCAAAAATATGGCAGACGTGGGCCACGAGGTCATCATTCTCAATCGCGATATCAAGTTTGGCGGCTTGGCGGAATACGGGATTTTCCCGAGTAAACTCAAACTGCGGGGCGGATTGAAGAAGCAATATTGGGACATGCTTGAGCAGCCCAATGTGCATTACTTTGGCAATGTCTCGGTGGGCCAGGGCAAAGACCTTTCCGTCGAGGAGTTGCGGGGGCTTGGCGCCAGCGCCGTCGCGTTTTCCATCGGTGCCCAGGGTACGAAAGCCATTGGAGTCGAAGGCGATTCCGCCAAGGGTGTCTTCCACGCCAAAGACGTGGTGTATCACTTCAATCGCCTGCCAGGGTTCGGTGACCGACCGTTCGACATGGGCAAACATGTTGCGATCATCGGCGTCGGCGATGTGATGGTCGATATCGCTCATTGGCTGATTCGATACAAGAAAGTCGAACGCGTCACGGCGATTGCCCGCCGTGGCCCCGTCGAGCGCAAGTACAACCCGAAAGAAATCCGTGCCGTCTGTTCAAACATGGATCAGGAAGGCATCGCCAAGGAATTCGCCCGCATTAAGGATCGGCTTGCGGCTGTTGGACAAAATGCCGATGAGGTGCTGACGAGCCTGACTGCCGAGTTCACCAAGTGTGAGCAGACCCACAGCTCCTCGAAAATGGGCTTCCGTTTTCTGGCTTCACCTAAGCGGGTGCTCGTCGATGGCAATAACCGCGTGCGGGCGTTGGAAATGGAAGAGAACAAGCTGGAGCCGAAGGGCGACGATACGGCCGCCGTCGGTCTCAAGCAGTACTATGAATTCCCCGTCGACAGCGTGGTCTTCGCGGTCGGCGACCGGGTTGATGACACGGTCGGGTTGCCCTATAAGAACGGCGTCTATGTGACGAATCCTACGAAGACCGCCAACGATCCCGACGATGCCCTGTTCCAAGCCTACGACGAAAAGTCTGGTCAGGTGGTGGACGGTGTGTTTTTGGCGGGATGGGCACGAAAGGCCAGCGAAGGGCTCGTCGGGATTGCCAAGCGTGACGGAGACTGGTGTGCGGAAGTGATCACGCGCTATTTGGCGAACAAGACGGGGTCGTCTCGCACGGGAGCAAAGGATGTTCTGGCGAAGTTACAGGTTTTGCTCAAAGATCGGAAGAGCAAGCCCGTGGACCTCGACGGTCTCAAGGTGTTGGATGCGGTGGAGAAGGCCCACGCCGGATCCCCGGACGCCATTGGAGAATTCAAGTTCGCGTCGAACGCGGACATGCTGGCCCATATCGAACGCGGGCGCGCCTAG
- a CDS encoding class II fumarate hydratase — protein MKNASRTSNRTTSHTTATRMERDTMGELPVPSNAYYGVQTARAIENFPISSLRIPRSMIRAMGLIKRAAASVNHSLKLIDKKPADAIVRAATEVVDGRLDAEFPVDIFQTGSGTSTNMNTNEVISNRATELLGGARGSKLVHPNDHVNLGQSSNDVIPTAIHIAASETIQQQLIPALTQLHQALKGKAREFDKIVKIGRTHLQDATPVRLGQEFGGYARQIELGIARMKRAQAALSEVALGGTAVGTGLNCHPKFAAKVMAIISKETGCSFKEAVNHFEGQSAQDSLVEASGELRTLAVSLMKIANDIRWLGSGPRCGLGEINLPETQPGSSIMPGKVNPVIAESVTMVCAQVIGNDVTITVGGQAANFELIVMLPVMAYNLLQSIELLATASTNFAVKCISGIKANEERCKSLIEESLAMCTALAPVIGYEAAAKLAKDAYKSGKTVRQVAREQNVLPEKRLTQLLDPWRMTQAGGPVGSAGG, from the coding sequence ATGAAGAACGCTTCACGCACGTCCAATCGCACCACATCGCACACGACTGCCACGCGCATGGAGCGCGACACGATGGGGGAGTTGCCGGTTCCATCCAACGCGTATTATGGCGTCCAAACCGCCCGTGCGATCGAAAATTTCCCGATCAGTTCCCTGCGCATTCCGCGCTCCATGATCCGCGCGATGGGTCTGATCAAGCGGGCCGCAGCCTCGGTCAACCATTCCCTCAAGCTCATCGATAAGAAACCGGCGGACGCCATCGTGCGGGCCGCCACCGAAGTGGTCGATGGCCGGCTGGACGCGGAATTCCCGGTGGACATTTTTCAGACCGGTTCCGGTACGTCCACCAACATGAACACGAACGAGGTCATTTCCAACCGGGCCACGGAATTGCTCGGCGGCGCCAGAGGTAGCAAGCTGGTACACCCGAACGACCACGTCAACCTGGGGCAATCGAGCAACGATGTCATTCCCACAGCCATCCACATTGCGGCATCGGAAACTATTCAACAGCAACTGATTCCCGCCCTGACCCAACTCCATCAGGCCCTCAAGGGTAAGGCCCGCGAGTTCGACAAGATCGTCAAAATCGGACGGACCCATTTGCAGGATGCTACGCCGGTGCGATTGGGACAGGAATTCGGCGGGTATGCCAGACAGATCGAACTGGGGATTGCGCGGATGAAGCGCGCGCAGGCTGCGCTCAGCGAAGTCGCGCTCGGCGGGACCGCGGTCGGCACCGGCCTGAACTGCCATCCGAAATTCGCGGCCAAGGTCATGGCCATCATTTCCAAGGAAACCGGCTGTAGCTTCAAGGAAGCCGTCAACCATTTTGAAGGGCAATCGGCGCAGGATTCTCTCGTGGAAGCCAGCGGGGAGTTGCGTACCTTGGCCGTCAGCCTGATGAAGATTGCCAACGACATCCGCTGGCTCGGGTCCGGTCCGCGCTGCGGCCTCGGGGAAATCAATCTTCCGGAAACCCAGCCCGGCTCGTCCATCATGCCCGGCAAGGTCAATCCGGTCATTGCAGAGTCGGTGACCATGGTGTGCGCTCAGGTGATCGGGAACGATGTGACCATCACGGTCGGCGGCCAAGCCGCGAATTTTGAATTGATTGTGATGTTGCCGGTGATGGCCTACAACCTGCTGCAGTCCATCGAGCTTCTCGCCACGGCCTCGACCAACTTCGCGGTGAAATGCATTTCGGGCATTAAGGCAAACGAGGAACGCTGCAAGAGTCTCATTGAAGAGAGCCTGGCCATGTGCACGGCCCTTGCCCCGGTCATCGGCTATGAGGCGGCGGCGAAACTGGCCAAGGATGCGTACAAGTCCGGGAAGACTGTCCGCCAAGTGGCCCGCGAGCAAAACGTGCTGCCGGAAAAGCGGCTGACCCAACTGCTCGACCCGTGGCGGATGACTCAGGCCGGCGGGCCGGTCGGCAGTGCCGGCGGGTAA
- a CDS encoding Hsp20/alpha crystallin family protein: MMAIVRWDPFRELQDMSDRLNRMIARPASGGNGGQGREVMTVADWTPTVDISETEAEYAIKAELPEVKREDVKVTVEDGVLTIQGERKQEKEEKAKKYHRVERSYGRFVRTFTLPDTVDESKVKAEYTDGILHLHLPKSEKAKPKQIDVKVA, encoded by the coding sequence ATCATGGCGATCGTACGTTGGGATCCGTTTCGAGAGTTACAGGATATGTCTGACCGGTTAAACCGCATGATTGCGCGACCCGCATCCGGCGGAAACGGCGGGCAGGGGAGGGAAGTGATGACGGTGGCTGATTGGACGCCGACGGTGGACATCAGCGAGACCGAGGCCGAATATGCCATCAAGGCGGAGCTTCCCGAGGTGAAGCGGGAAGATGTGAAGGTCACGGTCGAGGACGGTGTGCTCACCATTCAAGGCGAACGCAAGCAGGAGAAGGAAGAGAAGGCGAAGAAGTATCATCGGGTCGAGCGCTCATACGGCCGGTTTGTCCGGACGTTCACGCTGCCTGATACGGTTGATGAGAGCAAGGTGAAGGCGGAATACACCGATGGCATCCTGCATCTGCATCTCCCGAAATCGGAAAAGGCGAAGCCCAAACAGATTGATGTGAAGGTCGCCTGA
- a CDS encoding citrate synthase, producing the protein MPHDFMPGLAGVPAAKSAISDVDGTRGILEYRGIRVEELCQHSSFLETSYLLLFGRLPNATELTQWVNDVTHHRRIKFRIVDLLKVMPEHGHPMDALQAAVAALGMFYPGRNVKDVENNYWSAVRLIAKLPTIVAAWARLRRGDEYIPPRDDLPFSDNFLYMLTENVPHPLWSEVFDDCLILHAEHTMNASTFAGMVTASTLADPYTVVASSIGALKGPLHGGANEEVVMMLREIGSPVQAKTAVEARLQGKKKLMGFGHRVYKVKDPRATVLQDLCMRLFNVCGTSPLYEVAVAVEQLAGERLKDKGIYPNVDFYSGIIYDKMGIEVDLFTPLFAMARVSGWLAHWLEQLRENKLYRPDQIYSGEHDRHYVPIDRR; encoded by the coding sequence ATGCCGCACGACTTTATGCCGGGCCTTGCCGGCGTTCCCGCCGCCAAATCCGCCATCAGCGATGTCGACGGGACGCGTGGGATCCTTGAATATCGAGGCATTCGCGTTGAGGAACTGTGCCAGCACTCGTCGTTCCTCGAAACCAGCTATCTGCTGCTGTTCGGGCGCTTGCCGAACGCCACCGAACTGACCCAGTGGGTGAACGACGTCACCCATCACCGCCGGATCAAGTTTCGTATCGTGGATTTGCTGAAGGTGATGCCTGAACATGGCCATCCCATGGATGCCTTGCAGGCAGCCGTCGCGGCGCTGGGCATGTTTTATCCCGGCCGCAACGTCAAAGATGTCGAGAATAACTATTGGTCCGCCGTGCGCCTGATCGCCAAACTGCCGACCATCGTGGCGGCCTGGGCCAGACTGCGACGGGGGGACGAATATATTCCCCCGCGCGATGACTTGCCGTTTTCCGACAACTTTCTCTACATGCTGACCGAAAACGTTCCCCACCCGCTGTGGAGCGAAGTCTTCGACGACTGTTTGATTCTCCACGCAGAACATACGATGAACGCCTCAACCTTTGCCGGAATGGTCACGGCCTCGACGCTGGCTGATCCCTACACGGTGGTGGCGTCATCGATCGGCGCCTTGAAAGGCCCGTTACACGGCGGCGCGAACGAAGAAGTGGTCATGATGTTGCGGGAGATCGGCAGCCCGGTCCAGGCCAAGACCGCGGTCGAAGCCAGACTTCAAGGCAAGAAGAAACTCATGGGATTCGGGCACCGGGTCTACAAAGTGAAGGACCCACGTGCCACGGTCCTGCAGGATCTCTGTATGCGGCTGTTCAATGTGTGCGGCACCTCTCCGCTCTATGAAGTGGCGGTGGCGGTGGAGCAACTGGCCGGAGAACGCCTGAAGGACAAGGGCATCTATCCCAACGTCGACTTCTACTCAGGCATTATCTACGACAAGATGGGGATTGAAGTGGACCTCTTCACCCCGCTGTTCGCGATGGCGAGGGTCAGCGGGTGGTTGGCGCACTGGCTGGAGCAGTTGCGGGAGAACAAGCTGTATCGACCGGATCAGATTTATTCAGGCGAACATGATCGGCATTACGTGCCGATCGACCGCCGGTAG
- the arsC gene encoding arsenate reductase (glutaredoxin) (This arsenate reductase requires both glutathione and glutaredoxin to convert arsenate to arsenite, after which the efflux transporter formed by ArsA and ArsB can extrude the arsenite from the cell, providing resistance.), with amino-acid sequence MAEMTIYQKPTCSTCREAVRLARESGQPFTAINYYETPFTKSQLKALLKKAGLSAREVLRTKEDLYKSLKLADPSLSEDQLVDHMIAHPDLIQRPIVEKGDKAMLARPAETISELL; translated from the coding sequence ATGGCGGAGATGACCATTTATCAGAAACCCACCTGTTCAACCTGCCGAGAAGCCGTACGATTGGCGCGCGAGAGCGGACAACCGTTTACCGCCATCAACTACTACGAGACGCCGTTTACAAAAAGCCAGCTCAAGGCCCTGTTGAAAAAGGCCGGGCTTTCGGCGCGTGAGGTCCTGCGGACCAAGGAGGATCTCTACAAATCGTTGAAGCTCGCCGATCCGTCCTTGAGCGAGGATCAACTTGTGGATCACATGATCGCCCATCCGGATCTGATTCAACGGCCGATCGTGGAAAAAGGTGACAAGGCGATGTTAGCGCGCCCGGCTGAGACGATCAGCGAACTTTTATAA
- the rnd gene encoding ribonuclease D — protein MATLQPDQTFITSHDMLDALCDRLEACTVIAIDTEFMGEDHFIPRLELIQVAADGIAAVIDFPAVQGGAPMTRFWDLVCEARIEKVLHAGRQDLELFAHHAGRLPKPFFDTQIAAAMVGYGAQTAYANLVQRVQGVKLDKAHTFTNWSQRPLSQDQLVYALDDVTFLLPIHRHLRQKLSVMGRLQWVDEEFSRLEVSLGAQARDPQERYQRIRGWDSLKPRAAGVLRDLAAWREGEARRRNVPRGRVMRDEVLVQLARQTPRTLEQLRGMRGMYSSEVERNGQALLATMQQALARPESEWPDVPRDRKPDPESTGVLELLQAVLKSRAAMENIAPTMIATSGDLQALVERASPVEELDIPVLRGWRRQLVGETLLHVLSGDLKVWIDPAVGKLRFGHLDRS, from the coding sequence ATGGCCACATTGCAACCGGACCAGACGTTCATTACCTCCCACGACATGCTCGACGCGCTCTGCGACCGCCTGGAGGCCTGCACGGTCATCGCGATCGATACCGAGTTCATGGGGGAGGATCATTTCATCCCGCGACTGGAACTCATTCAGGTCGCAGCGGATGGCATCGCCGCCGTTATTGATTTTCCCGCCGTGCAGGGCGGGGCGCCGATGACTCGATTTTGGGACCTCGTGTGCGAAGCCCGGATCGAGAAGGTGTTGCACGCCGGACGCCAGGACCTTGAGCTGTTTGCGCACCATGCGGGCCGGCTGCCGAAACCATTTTTCGACACTCAGATCGCCGCGGCCATGGTCGGGTATGGCGCCCAAACCGCCTATGCCAATCTCGTGCAACGCGTGCAGGGCGTGAAGCTCGACAAGGCTCATACCTTTACGAACTGGAGCCAGCGTCCGCTGAGTCAAGATCAGTTGGTCTACGCCCTGGATGACGTGACGTTTCTGCTGCCCATTCACCGACACCTGCGCCAGAAACTCTCCGTCATGGGCCGCCTCCAATGGGTGGATGAGGAATTCTCCCGCCTGGAAGTCTCGCTGGGCGCGCAGGCGCGCGACCCGCAGGAACGGTATCAGCGCATTCGAGGGTGGGATAGTCTCAAGCCGCGCGCCGCGGGAGTGCTGCGTGATCTCGCTGCCTGGCGGGAAGGGGAGGCGCGGCGCCGCAATGTGCCCCGAGGGCGCGTGATGCGTGATGAGGTGTTGGTCCAATTGGCACGTCAGACGCCGCGCACGCTCGAGCAACTTCGCGGCATGCGTGGTATGTATTCTTCGGAAGTCGAGCGCAACGGGCAGGCATTGCTGGCCACGATGCAACAGGCGTTGGCTCGTCCCGAGTCCGAATGGCCGGACGTGCCGCGCGATCGCAAGCCGGACCCGGAATCCACCGGCGTACTGGAACTCCTGCAGGCGGTACTCAAGTCACGTGCGGCGATGGAAAACATCGCACCGACCATGATCGCCACGTCCGGTGATTTACAGGCCCTGGTCGAACGCGCCTCGCCGGTGGAAGAGTTGGACATTCCGGTGCTACGCGGATGGCGACGTCAGCTGGTCGGGGAAACACTCCTGCACGTGCTTTCCGGCGATCTCAAGGTGTGGATCGACCCGGCGGTCGGCAAACTGCGCTTCGGGCACCTCGACCGGTCATAG
- a CDS encoding J domain-containing protein, with the protein MAFSTNRLFKYQRGMRRRIGMLRAKNVDSMEFAVDFMMQERVDSYFRIEPALEEVERSLGQIEEELDRVSDVSGAARLESRLEFVEDRWDELDSEIRERPRRRRRKINLADFLKAAGGEGNPAGTSSEVTNAYDAYQLLGLEFGTPLTDVTTAFRQRAKELHPDARNGDRSSEPELRRILEAYQFLKEYLSLSNTEPPISRGEYRPAE; encoded by the coding sequence GTGGCCTTCTCAACCAATCGCCTGTTTAAATATCAGCGAGGTATGCGGCGACGGATCGGCATGCTGCGCGCCAAGAATGTGGACAGCATGGAGTTTGCCGTCGATTTCATGATGCAGGAACGGGTAGACAGCTACTTCCGCATCGAACCAGCGCTTGAAGAGGTGGAACGGTCCCTGGGGCAAATCGAAGAGGAGCTGGATCGGGTGAGCGATGTGTCCGGTGCCGCGCGTTTGGAGTCCCGGTTGGAGTTCGTCGAAGACCGCTGGGATGAACTCGACAGTGAGATACGCGAACGCCCACGCCGCCGCCGCCGCAAGATCAACCTGGCTGACTTCCTCAAGGCCGCCGGAGGGGAGGGGAATCCCGCCGGCACGTCCAGCGAAGTCACGAACGCCTACGACGCCTATCAGCTCTTGGGGCTAGAATTCGGCACTCCGCTTACCGATGTCACCACCGCGTTCCGGCAGCGCGCAAAGGAACTTCACCCCGATGCCCGCAACGGGGACCGCAGTTCCGAACCTGAGCTCCGCCGTATTCTCGAAGCCTATCAATTTCTCAAAGAATATCTCAGCCTGAGCAACACCGAACCGCCCATTTCACGCGGAGAATATCGTCCTGCCGAGTAA